The Bacteroidota bacterium genomic interval TGATCAAATTCAGCGATGATCAATTTAAAGAAAAGAAGATTTTAAGGATATTTGCTCAGATATTCAAATATGCAGGGCAAGTCAGGGATATTCATGTAGAATTGGATGTACTTAAAAAATACGCAAAATCTGATTTATTTAAGAAATATGAAAACAAGCTCCTGACGAAAAAACAAAGAGGAGAGAAGAAATTCTTCCTGGTCACAGGCCAGTTGGATAATGTCATGTTAAAAGAAACATTTAAAGAACTGCTGCTTTTTTCAAAATCTGTTACCGAAGACGAGGTCGGAAACTATCTAAAGAAACAAAGGGACATCATTGAGCAACATTTTAAAAAAGAATCCTTACAGACTGAGGAATTGCATGAACTTAGAAAAACGCTGAAAAAACTAACTTATGCTGAAAATGTAATGGATGAAAAACGAAGTCAAAAGAAAATATTGCAAGAATCATTATCAGATATTTTAGGAAAATGGCATGATAATCTGCTGGTAATGGAACATCTGGAAACTGCATTAAATTCAAAAAAAACAACTCAGGAAGAAATGCGTTTCCTTAAAAATATTTACCTGAATCTTGTATTTCAGAACGATAATTACCTTAAGATAATTTGTTCCAAAATTGATCAAATCAGGATTTCCTTAATGTTCTGAAATATTTTGAAGGGCTAGATTATGCCGGTAAAACCGTTATGAAACCCGGATTGCTGATTTAAACCCTCTAATTGTGGCTGA includes:
- a CDS encoding CHAD domain-containing protein, whose translation is MKKLTKYLDNRAEQISAFLEMPADAYNYDTFHVLRVEIKKLKFLIDLIKFSDDQFKEKKILRIFAQIFKYAGQVRDIHVELDVLKKYAKSDLFKKYENKLLTKKQRGEKKFFLVTGQLDNVMLKETFKELLLFSKSVTEDEVGNYLKKQRDIIEQHFKKESLQTEELHELRKTLKKLTYAENVMDEKRSQKKILQESLSDILGKWHDNLLVMEHLETALNSKKTTQEEMRFLKNIYLNLVFQNDNYLKIICSKIDQIRISLMF